The Lonchura striata isolate bLonStr1 chromosome 12, bLonStr1.mat, whole genome shotgun sequence genome includes a region encoding these proteins:
- the CCDC71 gene encoding coiled-coil domain-containing protein 71, translating into MNIAVNNEEEKAVHSWSRISSAGQKVLEEALRVFNPMSKDLSDTETQLVAFIQGLKEEGYQPTILRSKDVYGYSSCTAVTPSQTEENTQRNCASTTEPTRSPARNSVAKVAPLPTSIPVSSLKVSSQQVSKGDSTNLLLSSLKRTGSGTSKAATVGFPTSMYPDVYPAMRLSVVLEALVPLKTATSCLESKYTRGRLGISPSDLKRLKTSSPPRQFSSGKSTKVAEGKGYKRSVKKAPDSATCALKLLKGPKGGVLQESNACKASGVLNGRVAGSSSQDCATAPQPKTLKIKDKEVLVRKTEWKNSSTYQESTGQKKRKATEAKEAPQRKKANTIPVRKKTQQAQSTLNLLKFRTIKVGNSSSDDEVRRRAQKILRVNLSPVIQIQPLSHSHSVP; encoded by the coding sequence ATGAATATTGCAGTGAacaatgaggaagaaaaagctgtCCATTCCTGGTCAAGAATTTCCTCTGCAGGACAGAAAGTGCTGGAGGAAGCCCTCCGAGTCTTCAACCCGATGTCCAAGGACCTCTCGGACACAGAGACCCAGCTGGTGGCCTTCATCCAAGGCCTGAAGGAGGAGGGCTACCAGCCCACGATTCTGAGGAGTAAGGATGTGTACGGGTACAGCTCGTGCACGGCAGTCACACCGAGTCAGACGGAAGAAAACACACAGCGCAACTGTGCCAGCACCACTGAGCCCACCCGGAGTCCAGCCAGGAACTCGGTGGCAAAAGTGGCCCCTTTGCCCACGAGCATTCCAGTGAGCTCTTTGAAAGTCTCCAGTCAACAAGTCTCCAAAGGGGATTCCACAAATCTCCTCTTGAGCTCCTTGAAGCGGACAGGATCTGGCACATCCAAAGCAGCGACAGTGGGCTTCCCTACAAGCATGTATCCTGATGTGTATCCAGCTATGAGACTATCAGTGGTTCTGGAAGCCCTGGTGCCACTGAAAACTGCAACGTCCTGTTTGGAGTCCAAGTACACGCGGGGACGTCTTGGAATCTCTCCCTCAGACCTTAAACGCCTCAAGACTTCAAGTCCACCAAGGCAGTTTTCTTCAGGCAAGAGCACTAAAGTAGCTGAAGGCAAGGGGTACAAGCGTTCAGTTAAGAAAGCACCTGATTCTGCCACCTGTGCTTTAAAGCTTCTGAAGGGACCAAAGGGTGGAGTGCTGCAGGAGAGCAATGCCTGCAAAGCCTCTGGAGTTCTCAATGGGAGAGTCGCAGGCAGCTCATCCCAGGACTGCGCCACAGCACCACAGCCCAAGACCCTGAAAATCAAAGATAAGGAAGTTCTGGTGCGAAAAACAGAGTGGAAGAACAGCAGCACGTACCAGGAGAGCACTGGgcagaagaagagaaaagctACAGAGGCAAAAGAAGCAccacagaggaaaaaagcaaatacCATTCCTGtccgaaagaaaactcaacaagCGCAGAGCACTTTGAACCTGCTGAAATTCCGGACCATCAAGGTGGGCAACTCTTCCTCTGATGATGAAGTGAGGAGGAGAGCACAGAAGATTCTTAGGGTCAACCTGTCCCCTGTGATCCAAATTCAGCCCTTGTCCCACTCTCATAGTGTCCCctga